A region from the Campylobacter magnus genome encodes:
- a CDS encoding twin-arginine translocation signal domain-containing protein — protein MVLQNRRKFLQKALGVGAIAVASAATAAKLNVNENPVPQGKSKKQEVLYYKTPLWEQYYKIAY, from the coding sequence ATGGTGCTACAAAACCGCAGAAAGTTTTTACAAAAGGCACTTGGCGTAGGTGCTATAGCAGTAGCTTCGGCAGCTACAGCAGCCAAGCTAAATGTAAATGAAAACCCAGTGCCACAAGGCAAAAGCAAAAAGCAAGAAGTGCTTTATTACAAAACGCCTTTGTGGGAACAATATTATAAAATCGCTTATTAG